The following proteins come from a genomic window of Oncorhynchus mykiss isolate Arlee chromosome 19, USDA_OmykA_1.1, whole genome shotgun sequence:
- the LOC110497213 gene encoding interferon-induced very large GTPase 1 — MSHQGAEGRAIPKKRQKDGSPNKDLDETMDPDMRNNLKHLQLLPASHMSMSDQSVTSSRDPSDDGDQIIDERVHLRRPVSPAPSYISMKSDQSMGIPLRFKEGNLSQKEEVLLERAESPTPSYASANSHQSMDTDEEDEEENSAPKEKPGEVVCDVCEVQAVKSCLTCTQSYCETHVKKHYTLPKLLRHTLVEMTGDLEERLCQEHHRALEVFCRTDQKLICLECSVTKHKGHDTIIEEIKQAGKQTFDRDQCRRLKLASIDVLPLPGEIQFSSVTSGSVSLSWGSPEGLTGPQTFRVTWGCDGEERSLRVEDGFNVEIDGLQPGKKYQFSVASEGEDGRQSRRISASVFTVVPAPMDLHIKQSGATSFTVSWSKAEELEKVPQCFLISYCSLGTETRSANTEDSYRTLSGLQPGTQYNISVSTVLNNGEQSKPLSTTICTNPSPPGNLVIWSYSATSAKLIWDHPDGMEDILHHFRVTWCDNASPSESFTTNKIFGNVTGLTPGTEYNITVCTIDKRNMESDPVCTTLHTKLTLNRFMQKLGLTQHFEEKLSLNAVLSIDGLTLGKNHTVTPQSLPWCFLKELMRMNVSARDVKYTPIDEKDHMKVNPLDLITALFLCSDGFLQQEMVQKMSMCQFAVPLLLPNCDTEQITLMLWALRDIVRKFRPSSQADSKSFIEERIVVSGIPMVSFVRIGKSSLSKSQILNKLLSNPQQYNDTFLHHDMECGDFPRQISDGLVEINWYLPCGNRNIDIFTKPMVVANLRGDIRSFEKQFSFLCQTSAAVYIFCNELDAYSEILKRRTGKAELFLVVDSQKNKITENTLRKLTTEFSIKPTNVIVKENENDAEFVKTLQSSVGDITETSPNKLPIENMADEAHQFGILVDEDSDECQSARKTANEITRNITDTIKFKDEQLPLQGTIWKELSQLEKERCRLRKAGGQEIEHYKSSLKKREIELREEQQRFEMTKAIKNITGMSSSKVERSYFLKWMQINLDNLSRQNLSGLRKQYKELCQNHPEKKDIADLDRQMCDCSLGLEHFLRELGQLYEASCYLPKDNPEWKQMEHLPGLCAQMLLDGFPIELVDGDASNIPLKWISAVLTELHTLVESNSKIRVVTVLGVQSTGKSTLLNTMFGVQFAVSSGRCTRGAFMLLIKVNKELKEELKCDFIMIIDTEGLKSPELAQLDDSYEHDNELATLVIGLSDVTIINMAMENSTEMKDILQIVVHAFIRMKEVGKKPICHFVHQNVSDISAHDNNMRDRKKLLEQLNEMTQAAARMEKKENITKFTDVMEYDPDTSSCYIPGLWHGTPPMAPVNAGYSEAVYDFKKSLMQDLIKCQSNDDITHFLKWTQSLWESVKFEKFIFSFRNSLVADAYSRLCSEYNGWEWNFQKEMYSWIVSSETKMSNFGITDLNPQRSIRDVLKYLMIEASEKLSLGEKEIQDNLVKYFEIEDGNVNLVEKYREDFVSSAKTLRRETENTVRNNLHGGVEIKEGMTELNNIKSSQTSTMERKVLALLQTCRQKKTDLSDQELQEEFESMWEETLSEINFSGLPRRDVAQDAFLMLSGNLSLRGSHVNSMLVRNNLVDCGKTDFVVKSVHWWRNAEGFAKHMDHYHHRKKLQVFCDDIITQCQEFITQKVESKTDYHDTYIKELLNRIDETIKQNKKRKVNEECEIHLKLHICGIAVREFQKMHDDFIVSNDPRMCLEQSKNKYLTDFKDLFHNRDQCLKKAEEFSKLLQPAVQDYVSKMIGPDVVDEMKTGKGSEDYSTRTSFQFSVLKQLLTDGEYEKYRKYIRNYEKFVKDWLFDQIVQQLSKDSRLEKSEKKHLSEIVKIITDAISIRKTHSTIECIKTFIQNICSALGEKLVFPKDALDSVMILNSANTDQFADYLTEFVGEMKQTVTSEYEQRTDIKERLRSLPFKPQDNMFTSQFGCGEVCPFCGAPCEAGGKDHAKHFTSIHRPQGVRGWRNLKTKVLWTNICSSDVISDNTFRTSLTGDKPHPYKDYQTYYPDWIITGDSSIEASDYWKYVMATFNESIAKDEGDSTLPADIPEDWKVLTHDDAMKSLKNIFNMK, encoded by the exons GCCAGGAGAGGTGGTCTGTGATGTATGTGAGGTCCAAGCTGTGAAGTCCTGTCTGACCTGCACTCAGTCCTACTGTGAGACCCACGTTAAGAAGCACTACACACTACCTAAACTACTGAGACACACCCTGGTGGAGATGACTGGAGACCTGGAGGAGAGACTCTGTCAGGAACACCACAGAGCTCTGGAGGTGTTCTGCAGGACAGACCAGAAGCTGATCTGCTTGGAGTGTTCAGTGACAAAGCACAAAGGTCATGACACAATCATTGAAGAGATAAAACAAGCTGGAAAACAG ACTTTTGATAGAGATCAATGTCGAAGACTAAAGCTGGCCTCAATTGACG TGCTCCCCCTTCCTGGTGAGATCCAGTTCTCGTCCGTGACATCAGGCTCTGTGTCTCTGAGCTGGGGTTCTCCTGAGGGACTGACAGGACCACAGACTTTCAGAGTGACCTGGGGATgtgatggagaagagaggagcctGAGGGTGGAAGATGGGTTTAATGTTGAAATAGATGGACTCCAGCCTGGTAAAAAGTACCAGTTCAGTGTGGCTTCAGAGGGAGAAGATGGCAGACAAAGCAGACGGATCTCAGCATCTGTATTCACTG TGGTCCCAGCACCCATGGACTTACACATAAAACAGTCTGGAGCGACCTCCTTCACTGTCAGTTGGTCCAAGGCTGAAGAATTGGAGAAAGTCCCACAATGCTTTCTCATATCCTACTGCAGCCTGGGAACAGAGACCCGCTCTGCCAATACTGAGGACTCCTACAGAACTCTCTCTGGCCTGCAACCTGGTACTCAGTACAACATCAGTGTCTCAACTGTGTTGAACAATGGGGAGCAGAGCAAACCTCTCTCTACAACCATCTGCACAA ACCCTTCGCCTCCAGGAAATCTTGTTATATGGTCCTATAGTGCGACCTCTGCTAAACTGATCTGGGATCATCCTGATGGCATGGAGGACATCCTGCACCACTTCAGGGTGACATGGTGTGACAATGCCAGTCCAAGTGAGTCCTTCACTACCAACAAGATCTTTGGAAATGTTACTGGTCTGACGCCAGGGACAGAGTACAACATCACTGTCTGCACCATTGACaagagaaatatggagagtgacCCAGTCTGTACTACCCTACATACAA AGCTCACTTTGAACCGTTTTATGCAGAAGTTGGGACTGACACAGCATTTTGAGGAGAAACTGTCGTTGAATGCCGTGCTTTCAATCGATGGCCTAACGTTAGGAAAGAACCATACGGTAACTCCTCAATCTCTACCGTGGTGTTTTCTGAAAGAACTGATGAGGATGAACGTCTCAGCAAGGGATGTAAAGTACACCCCCATTGATGAGAAGGATCATATGAAGGTAAACCCCCTTGACCTGATTACAGCCCTGTTTCTGTGTTCAGATGGTTTCCTGCAGCAGGAGATGGTCCAGAAAATGTCCATGTGTCAGTTTGCTGTTCCTCTGCTGCTGCCCAACTGTGACACAGAACAAATCACTTTGATGCTGTGGGCCTTGAGGGACATAGTGAGGAAGTTTAGACCCTCTTCACAAGCTGACTCAAAGTCCTTCATAGAGGAGAGAATTGTTGTCTCTGGTATTCCTATGGTGTCCTTTGTTAGGATAGGAAAGAGCAGCTTGTCCAAGTCTCAGATTTTGAACAAGTTGCTTAGTAACCCTCAACAGTACAATGACACATTTCTTCATCATGATATGGAATGTGGCGATTTCCCTCGGCAAATCTCAGATGGTCTGGTTGAAATCAACTGGTACCTTCCATGTGGGAACAGAAACATAGACATCTTCACTAAGCCTATGGTGGTGGCCAATCtcagaggagacatcaggtcctTTGAAAAACAGTTCTCCTTTCTGTGTCAAACATCAGCTGCAGTTTACATTTTTTGTAATGAATTAGATGCATATTCTGAGATTTTGAAACGCAGAACTGGAAAAGCAGAGTTATTTCTGGTTGTTGACTCTCAGAAAAATAAAatcacagaaaacacattgagaAAACTCACCACAGAATTCAGTATCAAGCCAACAAATGTGATTGTTAAGGAAAATGAAAATGATGCAGAATTTGTAAAAACCTTGCAGTCATCTGTCGGTGACATCACCGAAACAAGTCCAAACAAACTGCCAATTGAAAACATGGCTGACGAGGCTCATCAGTTTGGGATTCTGGTTGATGAAGACAGTGATGAGTGTCAGAGTGCCAGGAAGACAGCAaatgaaatcaccaggaacatcACAGACACAATTAAATTCAAAGATGAACAGCTACCCTTACAGGGAACAATCTGGAAAGAGCTTTCCCagttggagaaagagagatgtagactGAGAAAAGCAGGGGGTCAGGAAATTGAACACTACAAGAGCTCTCTGAAGAAAAGGGAAATAGAACTGAGAGAGGAGCAACAAAGATTTGAGATGACAAAAGCAATAAAAAACATAACTGGCATGTCAAGCTCAAAAGTGGAGCGATCCTATTTCCTCAAATGGATGCAGATTAATTTGGACAATCTGTCTCGGCAGAACTTGTCTGGTTTGCGGAAGCAGTACAAAGAGCTTTGCCAAAATCATCCAGAGAAAAAAGACATTGCCGATTTGGATAGGCAAATGTGTGACTGTTCCCTGGGACTTGAACACTTCCTGCGTGAGTTGGGCCAGCTGTATGAAGCTTCCTGCTATCTCCCTAAAGACAATCCAGAATGGAAACAGATGGAGCATCTCCCTGGATTGTGTGCTCAGATGCTGTTGGATGGTTTCCCCATTGAGCTTGTGGATGGAGATGCATCAAATATCCCTCTGAAATGGATATCAGCTGTTCTGACTGAGCTTCATACTCTTGTGGAATCCAACAGCAAGATCCGGGTCGTCACAGTTTTAGGGGTCCAAAGCACAGGGAAGTCCACTCTCCTCAACACCATGTTTGGGGTTCAGTTTGCTGTCAGCAGTGGAAGATGCACCAGAGGGGCCTTCATGCTGCTGATTAAAGTCAACAAAGAACTCAAGGAGGAGCTGAAATGTGACTTCATCATGATCATTGACACAGAGGGGTTGAAATCACCAGAGTTGGCTCAACTAGATGACAGCTATGAACATGACAATGAACTGGCAACACTGGTGATTGGACTCAGTGATGTCACAATAATTAACATGGCCATGGAGAATTCCACAGAGATGAAAGACATTCTACAGATTGTTGTTCATGCTTTTATCAGGATGAAGGAAGTGGGGAAGAAGCCGATATGTCATTTTGTGCACCAGAATGTGTCAGACATCTCTGCTCATGACAACAACATGAGGGACAGGAAGAAGTTGTTGGAACAGTTGAATGAAATGACCCAGGCAGCAGCCAGAATGGAGAAGAAGGAGAATATCACTAAGTTCACTGATGTGATGGAGTATGATCCAGACACAAGCAGCTGCTACATCCCAGGACTCTGGCATGGGACTCCCCCTATGGCTCCAGTCAATGCTGGCTACAGTGAGGCTGTGTATGATTTCAAAAAGAGCTTGATGCAAGACTTAATAAAATGCCAGAGTAATGATGACATTACACATTTCCTGAAGTGGACACAAAGCTTGTGGGAGTCCGTGAAATTTGAGAAATTCATCTTCAGTTTCAGAAACAGCTTGGTTGCAGATGCATACTCCAGATTATGCTCTGAATACAATGGTTGGGAATGGAACTTCCAGAAGGAGATGTATTCCTGGATTGTAAGTTCTGAAACCAAAATGTCAAACTTTGGCATAACAGATCTAAATCCCCAGAGGTCCATAAGAGATGTGCTAAAATACTTGATGATAGAAGCATCTGAGAAACTGTCATTGGGAGAAAAGGAAATCCAAGACAATCTAGTAAAATACTTTGAAATTGAAGATGGCAATGTCAATCTGGTGGAGAAATACAGGGAGGACTTTGTGTCCAGTGCCAAAACACTGAGacgagagacagaaaacacagtgAGGAACAACCTGCATGGAGGTGTTGAGATCAAAGAAGGAATGACAGAACTGAACAACATCAAGAGTTCTCAGACAAGTACAATGGAGAGAAAGGTGCTGGCTTTGCTGCAAACCTGTAGACAGAAAAAAACTGATTTATCAGATCAGGAACTCCAAGAAGAGTTTGAAAGTATGTGGGAGGAAACTCTGTCTGAGATCAATTTTAGTGGACTGCCAAGGAGAGATGTGGCTCAGGATGCCTTCCTCATGTTAAGTGGAAATCTTTCACTAAGGGGGAGTCATGTAAATAGTATGTTGGTAAGAAACAATTTGGTGGATTGTGGGAAGACAGACTTTGTTGTGAAATCAGTTCATTGGTGGCGGAATGCTGAAGGCTTTGCAAAGCACATGGATCATTACCATCACAGGAAAAAACTACAAGTCTTCTGTGATGACATCATAACACAGTGTCAGGAGTTTATAACCCAGAAGGTGGAAAGTAAAACAGATTACCATGATACTTACATCAAAGAGCTGCTGAACAGGATTGATGAAACaattaaacaaaacaagaaacgtaaaGTTAATGAAGAGTGTGAGATCCATCTGAAGCTACACATCTGTGGCATAGCAGTCAGAGAGTTCCAGAAGATGCATGATGATTTCATTGTATCCAACGACCCCCGAATGTGTCTGGAACAGTCTAAGAACAAGTACCTTACTGATTTCAAAGACTTATTTCATAACCGAGACCAGTGCCTAAAGAAAGCTGAGGAGTTCTCAAAGCTCTTACAGCCAGCTGTACAGGACTATGTGAGCAAAATGATTGGTCCTGATGTAGTTGATGAAATGAAGACTGGTAAAGGGTCAGAGGATTACAGCACACGGAcgtccttccagttctctgttctgAAACAGCTCCTGACTGATGGAGAATATGAGAAATATAGAAAGTACATAAGGAATTATGAAAAGTTTGTGAAGGACTGGCTGTTTGACCAGATTGTCCAACAACTCTCAAAGGACAGCAGACTGGAGAAATCAGAGAAGAAACATCTTTCAGAGATAGTCAAGATAATCACTGATGCCATTTCTATCAGAAAAACACATAGCACTATAGAATGCATCAAGACTTTCATTCAAAACATCTGCAGTGCTCTTGGAGAGAAGCTTGTCTTTCCAAAGGATGCTCTGGATTCCGTTATGATTCTGAACTCTGCAAACACAGATCAGTTTGCTGACTACCTCACAGAGTTTGTAGGGGAAATGAAGCAGACCGTGACATCAGAGTATGAACAGAGGACTGACATCAAAGAGAGGCTCAGATCTCTGCCATTCAAGCCTCAGGACAATATGTTCACCAGCCAGTTTGGCTGTGGGGAAGTATGTCCCTTCTGCGGTGCACCCTGTGAAGCAGGAGGGAAGGATCATGCCAAACACTTCACCTCCATTCACCGTCCACAGGGTGTCAGGGGTTGGAGGAATTTAAAGACAAAGGTGTTATGGACTAATATATGTTCCTCTGATGTGATTAGTGATAACACATTCCGGACCTCCCTGACAGGAGACAAACCTCACCCCTACAAGGACTACCAGACATATTACCCTGACTGGATCATAACTGGAGATTCCAGCATTGAAGCTTCAGACTACTGGAAGTATGTGATGGCCACATTCAATGAGAGTATCGCTAAAGACGAGGGAGACTCAACACTTCCTGCTGATATCCCAGAGGACTGGAAGGTATTAACACATGATGATGCAATGAAGAGCTTGAAAAACATATTCAACATGAAATAA